The genomic window ACCCTCTCCGTCTGGCAGAACCGCGTCCGCATGCGCGTGCTTTCGAAGGGCGCCGGCCCCGCGCTCGTCTTCTTCCACGGCCCCTGGGGCCTACACTGGGACCCGTTTTTGGACACGCTGTCCCAGCACTTCACCGTCCACGCCCCCGAACACCCCGGCACCACGCCCGGCGCGCCCGACGACATCTATCATCTGGACGGCCTCTGGGACCTGATCCTCTGCTACGACGAGCTGCTGGAGCAGATGGGCCTCGAGGGCGCGGCCTTCGTGGGCCATTCCTTCGGCGCCATGGTTGCCTGCGAAGTGGCCGCGGCCTACCCGCGCCGCGCCAGCCGCCTGGCCCTCATCGATCCCCTCGGCCTCTGGCGCGACGACGCCCCCGTCGTCAACTGGATGATGCTGAACCCACAGGAGCTGCCCGGCGCGATCTTCCGTGATCCCGCGAGCGCCGGCGCGCGTGTGATGTTCGCCCAGGCAGAGGACGAGGAGGCCCGCGTCACGGCCCAGGTCGAGCTCACCTGGGCCATGGGCGCCACGGGCAAATTCATCTGGCCCATCCCCGACAAGGGCCTGAAGAAGCGCATCCACCGCGTGAAGGCGCCCACGCTCCTGATCTGGGGCGCCGAGGACCGGCTCGTGCCGCCCGTCTACGCCGACGACTTCGTCCGCCACATCGCGGGTGCTCGGGTGGAGACCGTGAAGGAGGCGGGGCACGCGCCCCATCTCGAGCAGCCGGCCGCGGTGGCGGAGCTGGTCCGCAACTTCCTGCGTCCGTAGAGGCGGACCCTCGCCGATAGGCGTATAGTCGCGGGCGCAGGAAAG from Candidatus Rokuibacteriota bacterium includes these protein-coding regions:
- a CDS encoding alpha/beta hydrolase — protein: MSSLNDTQARTLSVWQNRVRMRVLSKGAGPALVFFHGPWGLHWDPFLDTLSQHFTVHAPEHPGTTPGAPDDIYHLDGLWDLILCYDELLEQMGLEGAAFVGHSFGAMVACEVAAAYPRRASRLALIDPLGLWRDDAPVVNWMMLNPQELPGAIFRDPASAGARVMFAQAEDEEARVTAQVELTWAMGATGKFIWPIPDKGLKKRIHRVKAPTLLIWGAEDRLVPPVYADDFVRHIAGARVETVKEAGHAPHLEQPAAVAELVRNFLRP